In Caproiciproducens sp. NJN-50, the following are encoded in one genomic region:
- a CDS encoding Maf family protein — translation MLLLASSSPRRSELLKMAGYEFTVVPANVSETFLHGTPPMQIVEQLSARKAQAVAKQHPEAVILAADTVVVFKGRILGKPKDAEAAKAMLKLLSANVHQVYTGYTVISGKKLINGHECTSVEFYTLSQAEIDAYVETEEPFDKAGAYGIQGRGALFVKRINGDYYNIVGLPIAKIHRILAGLQEKAEQPS, via the coding sequence ATGTTACTGCTAGCGTCTTCATCGCCGCGCCGCAGCGAGCTGCTGAAAATGGCCGGTTATGAATTTACCGTTGTGCCGGCCAACGTGAGCGAAACCTTCCTGCACGGAACGCCTCCCATGCAGATTGTGGAGCAGCTTTCCGCGCGCAAGGCGCAGGCCGTTGCAAAACAGCATCCGGAAGCCGTCATTCTGGCGGCCGACACCGTTGTTGTGTTCAAGGGCAGGATTCTGGGAAAACCGAAGGACGCGGAGGCGGCGAAGGCCATGCTGAAACTTCTTTCCGCCAACGTACATCAGGTCTACACCGGCTACACCGTCATCAGCGGCAAAAAGCTCATCAACGGCCACGAGTGCACCTCGGTGGAGTTCTACACGCTGTCTCAGGCGGAAATCGACGCTTATGTCGAGACGGAGGAGCCGTTCGACAAGGCCGGGGCCTACGGGATCCAGGGCCGGGGCGCTCTTTTTGTCAAGCGCATCAACGGCGATTATTACAATATCGTCGGCCTGCCGATCGCCAAAATCCACCGGATCCTCGCCGGCCTTCAGGAAAAAGCCGAGCAGCCTTCCTGA
- a CDS encoding rod shape-determining protein: MFSKDIGIDLGTANTLVFMKGKGIVMREPSVVAVDVRSDTVLAVGQQAKEMIGRTPGSIVAVRPMKDGVIADFDITATMLKHFIRKAVKANAFSKPHIIICIPSGVTEVERRAVEDAARQAGANNVELIEEPMAAAIGAGLPVSEPTGNLVVDIGGGTAEVAVISLGDIVTSVSVRCAGDKFDESIISYVKKKYNLLIGERTAEEIKIKIGSAFPTEDNEGSSVEIKGRNLVDGLPKNVTISAGEVREALSDPLALIVDAIKSTLEKTPPELSADIIDHGIMLTGGGALLRGLDRLVEQETGMPVHVAENPLDCVVNGTGKRLEVNMPSSYYKENKKH, from the coding sequence ATGTTTTCAAAAGATATAGGAATCGACCTGGGCACCGCCAACACCCTGGTCTTTATGAAGGGAAAAGGAATCGTCATGCGCGAGCCGTCCGTCGTTGCCGTGGACGTCCGCTCCGACACCGTTCTGGCGGTCGGCCAGCAGGCCAAGGAGATGATCGGCCGCACGCCGGGTTCCATCGTGGCCGTCCGCCCGATGAAGGACGGCGTGATCGCAGACTTTGACATCACGGCGACGATGCTCAAGCATTTTATCCGCAAAGCGGTGAAAGCGAACGCTTTTTCCAAGCCGCATATCATCATCTGCATCCCTTCCGGCGTAACGGAGGTCGAGCGCCGCGCCGTGGAAGATGCCGCGCGCCAGGCCGGAGCGAACAACGTCGAGCTGATCGAGGAACCGATGGCCGCCGCGATCGGCGCAGGGCTGCCCGTCTCCGAGCCGACCGGCAACCTGGTCGTGGATATCGGCGGAGGCACGGCGGAGGTCGCCGTCATCTCGCTGGGGGATATCGTCACCTCCGTTTCGGTCCGCTGCGCGGGGGACAAGTTCGACGAATCCATTATTTCCTATGTGAAGAAGAAGTACAACCTTCTCATCGGCGAGCGCACCGCCGAGGAAATCAAGATCAAGATCGGCTCCGCGTTCCCGACCGAGGACAATGAGGGCTCTTCCGTCGAGATCAAAGGGCGCAACCTGGTGGACGGCCTGCCGAAAAACGTGACCATCAGCGCCGGGGAAGTGCGGGAGGCCCTGAGTGATCCGCTGGCCCTGATCGTCGACGCGATCAAGAGCACGCTGGAAAAGACCCCGCCGGAGCTTTCGGCGGACATCATTGACCACGGCATCATGCTGACCGGCGGCGGCGCGCTGCTGCGCGGGCTGGACCGGCTGGTGGAGCAGGAAACCGGAATGCCCGTTCACGTGGCGGAAAATCCCCTGGACTGCGTGGTCAACGGCACCGGGAAACGGTTGGAGGTCAACATGCCGTCCTCCTACTACAAAGAAAATAAAAAGCACTGA
- a CDS encoding GIY-YIG nuclease family protein — MEKQEKKERISEYRERKKIGGICGIRNTKNGKVLLTAAPDLRGFQNRFEFAQKTGSGLSLKLQRDWDEFGAEAFRLEVLEELEQKETQTPKEFSEDLKTLLELRTEQMDPKTLY; from the coding sequence ATGGAAAAGCAGGAGAAAAAGGAACGAATCAGCGAATACCGGGAACGCAAAAAGATCGGCGGGATCTGTGGGATCCGGAACACAAAAAACGGGAAAGTCCTGCTGACCGCCGCGCCGGATCTGCGCGGCTTCCAAAACCGGTTTGAATTCGCCCAAAAAACCGGAAGCGGGCTGAGCCTGAAGCTTCAAAGGGATTGGGACGAGTTCGGCGCGGAGGCGTTCCGGCTGGAGGTCCTGGAAGAACTGGAGCAGAAAGAGACGCAGACGCCGAAGGAATTTTCAGAGGACCTGAAAACACTTCTGGAGCTCCGAACGGAGCAGATGGACCCAAAGACGCTGTACTGA
- the abc-f gene encoding ribosomal protection-like ABC-F family protein, with amino-acid sequence MSLIQISNLTFSYDGSPEPIFQNASFDFDTDWKLGLIGRNGKGKTTLLNLLMGKYEYRGTISSGIAFDYFPFSVPDESKSALELIRGMVPGCEDWRAQRELSLLDVSEDASGRPFSTLSRGERTKVLLAALFLRENRFLLIDEPTSHLDLEARGRTARYLRGKRGFLLVSHDRAFLDGCVDHILSINRKTIELEKGNCSSFLENKRRRDEFELAEHQKLEQTARRLSEAAARTSGWSDRVEQTKYGTKNSGLRPDRGYIGHKSAKMMKRAKTIQARREQAAREQSALLKDLDTAEDLKIHPLSPPKSTLLEARDLCLYYGGRKVCGPVSFRLNAGGRLFLRGRNGCGKSSVLKLLTGQPVDHTGSLWIGPWLTVSHVPQEADFLSGGLMEYAESRGIDKTLLFSILRKLDFSRGLFERDMAGYSEGQKKKVLLAASLCEPAHLYVWDEPLNYIDLLSRMQLEEMILSASPTMLLVEHDRAFQEAVATGFADL; translated from the coding sequence ATGTCTCTGATTCAAATTTCAAACCTTACTTTTTCCTATGATGGAAGCCCGGAGCCCATTTTTCAAAACGCATCGTTCGATTTCGATACCGACTGGAAGCTCGGGCTGATCGGGCGGAACGGGAAGGGCAAGACCACCCTGCTGAACCTCTTGATGGGAAAATACGAATACCGCGGAACCATTTCCTCCGGCATTGCATTCGACTATTTCCCGTTTTCGGTTCCGGACGAATCGAAAAGCGCCTTGGAGCTGATTCGCGGGATGGTCCCGGGCTGCGAGGACTGGCGCGCTCAGCGGGAGCTGTCCCTTCTGGACGTTTCGGAGGATGCCTCCGGACGGCCCTTTTCCACCCTGAGCAGGGGGGAGCGCACCAAAGTGCTGCTGGCCGCTCTGTTTTTAAGGGAAAACCGCTTTCTGCTGATCGACGAACCGACCAGCCACCTCGATCTGGAAGCCCGCGGGCGCACGGCCCGCTATCTGCGCGGAAAGCGCGGATTTTTGCTGGTTTCGCATGACAGGGCGTTTCTGGACGGCTGCGTGGACCATATTCTTTCGATCAATCGCAAAACCATCGAGCTGGAAAAGGGAAACTGCTCGTCCTTCCTGGAAAACAAGCGCCGCCGGGACGAGTTCGAACTGGCCGAGCACCAAAAGCTGGAGCAAACGGCCAGGCGCCTGTCCGAAGCCGCCGCTCGGACGTCGGGCTGGTCGGACCGCGTGGAGCAGACCAAATACGGCACGAAGAATTCCGGCCTGCGGCCCGACCGGGGTTACATCGGTCACAAGTCCGCCAAAATGATGAAGCGCGCCAAAACGATCCAGGCAAGGCGCGAACAGGCGGCGCGGGAGCAGTCCGCGCTTCTGAAAGATCTCGACACGGCGGAGGACCTGAAAATCCATCCCCTGTCTCCTCCGAAAAGCACCTTGCTGGAGGCGCGGGACCTCTGCCTGTATTATGGAGGCCGCAAAGTCTGCGGCCCGGTTTCGTTCCGCCTGAACGCGGGCGGCCGGCTGTTTCTGCGCGGGCGCAACGGCTGCGGAAAATCCAGTGTTTTGAAGCTGCTGACCGGGCAGCCGGTCGACCACACCGGCAGCCTGTGGATTGGGCCGTGGCTGACCGTTTCCCATGTGCCGCAGGAAGCCGATTTTTTAAGCGGCGGGCTCATGGAATACGCCGAATCGCGCGGCATCGACAAAACCCTGCTCTTTTCCATCCTGCGCAAGCTGGATTTTTCGCGCGGGCTGTTCGAGCGCGACATGGCCGGGTACAGCGAGGGACAGAAAAAGAAGGTGCTTCTCGCCGCCAGCCTGTGCGAGCCCGCGCACCTTTACGTCTGGGACGAGCCGCTCAACTATATCGATCTGCTTTCGCGCATGCAGCTTGAGGAAATGATCTTATCCGCCTCCCCGACCATGCTTCTGGTCGAGCATGACCGCGCGTTCCAGGAAGCGGTTGCGACAGGCTTTGCCGATCTCTGA
- a CDS encoding DUF4321 domain-containing protein, with the protein MKKGILKTLLLIVLLVLAVVLGKAVSDAAAGVRFLSFLSAGASFGISTVNVDLSILRFTFGMTVDLHVAQALLLIAAILGYNRIH; encoded by the coding sequence GAAAAAGGGCATTCTAAAAACGCTTCTGTTGATCGTTCTGCTTGTCCTTGCGGTTGTTCTTGGAAAAGCTGTTTCGGACGCGGCGGCCGGCGTGCGTTTTCTTTCCTTTCTGAGCGCCGGGGCCAGCTTCGGGATTTCCACCGTAAACGTCGATCTCTCCATTCTCCGCTTTACCTTCGGAATGACCGTGGATCTGCACGTCGCCCAGGCTCTTCTGCTGATCGCCGCAATTTTAGGGTATAACAGAATACACTGA
- a CDS encoding ABC transporter permease: MAVINQETCCAVRRAADGEPLREEEKTARLIESYDGETEEKKRRRRVLAGRILVGVLLFAGWEFFTRIGWLDSYYWSCPSAILQTAWVQMTQGTLLRDIVYTSGSTIIGFVAGTLTGALLGLSFWWSKTYAGISEPFLIILNALPKLALGPVLVILFGIGFFSKAVLAFLMTVVTSAISAYGGVKSVDPALETLMVSLGAKRRQVFSKVVVPWSMPWIISSLRINIALALAGSIVGEFISSEQGVGRMIIYAGTILDINLVWVGVFVLSVLSMLMYWGVILLEKWLSKRLAIISS, from the coding sequence ATGGCTGTCATCAATCAGGAAACCTGTTGCGCGGTTCGCCGTGCGGCGGACGGCGAACCTTTGCGGGAAGAAGAGAAGACGGCGCGCCTGATCGAATCCTACGACGGGGAAACAGAGGAAAAAAAGCGCAGGCGGCGGGTGCTCGCCGGAAGAATTCTGGTGGGTGTCCTTCTGTTCGCCGGGTGGGAATTCTTTACCCGCATCGGCTGGCTGGACTCCTATTACTGGAGCTGCCCGAGCGCGATCCTCCAGACGGCGTGGGTACAGATGACCCAGGGTACGCTGCTGCGCGATATTGTCTACACCTCCGGCTCCACAATCATCGGTTTTGTCGCCGGCACGCTGACCGGCGCCCTGCTGGGCCTGTCGTTCTGGTGGTCGAAAACCTACGCCGGGATCAGCGAGCCTTTTCTCATCATCCTGAACGCGCTGCCGAAGCTGGCGCTCGGCCCCGTTCTGGTCATCCTGTTCGGCATCGGCTTCTTTTCCAAGGCCGTGCTCGCCTTTCTGATGACCGTGGTGACCAGCGCGATTTCCGCCTACGGCGGGGTCAAGAGCGTGGACCCCGCGCTGGAAACGCTGATGGTGTCCCTCGGCGCGAAGCGGCGGCAGGTCTTTTCAAAGGTCGTCGTGCCGTGGTCGATGCCGTGGATCATCTCCAGCCTGCGGATCAACATCGCGCTGGCTCTGGCAGGCTCCATCGTCGGCGAGTTCATCTCCTCCGAACAGGGCGTGGGCCGCATGATCATCTACGCGGGCACGATTCTCGATATCAACCTGGTCTGGGTGGGCGTGTTCGTCCTTTCCGTTCTCTCCATGCTGATGTATTGGGGAGTCATTCTTCTGGAAAAATGGTTGTCCAAACGACTGGCGATCATTTCCTCATAA
- a CDS encoding ABC transporter substrate-binding protein has translation MKNRWISSAGRKLLAAAAGLAVVLLTGCSAASPAQTDSQAAQLKKLVIAEPVHLSGYLPLYVAQHEGYFKEQGLDVRVIQATGGNHVTAVVSGDAWGVIAGVDSIALGNKNNSDPVTAVCNCVNRANVYLFSKEGTAPKSGNNADLKEFLKGKSIVAGRHGGSPNLLTRYLLINLGLDPEKDVRLVENADAATVVSMLQNGNGDIGNGAEPQICEGISKGIWEEPFYKFTDLGDFSYSVLSVKKSTIEKDPETVQKFVSAMKKALKVVQDDHDTAKKVLKLEFPTLSDAEIQASLDRAYQDNLWSPDGIISKQAVTTDMDMLLKTGIYTGSYSYDTLVDMEFVKK, from the coding sequence ATGAAAAACAGGTGGATCTCTTCCGCGGGCAGAAAACTGCTCGCGGCCGCGGCCGGCCTTGCGGTTGTGCTGCTAACGGGCTGTTCGGCAGCCTCCCCGGCGCAGACGGATTCCCAGGCGGCGCAGCTGAAAAAGCTCGTCATCGCGGAGCCCGTGCATCTGAGCGGCTACCTGCCGCTGTATGTCGCGCAGCACGAAGGATATTTTAAGGAACAGGGACTGGACGTCAGGGTGATCCAGGCGACCGGCGGCAACCATGTGACGGCCGTCGTCAGCGGCGACGCCTGGGGCGTGATCGCCGGAGTCGATTCCATCGCGCTGGGCAACAAGAACAATTCCGACCCGGTCACCGCGGTATGCAACTGCGTCAACCGTGCGAACGTGTATCTGTTCTCCAAAGAGGGAACGGCCCCCAAGAGCGGGAACAATGCGGACCTGAAAGAGTTTCTGAAAGGAAAAAGCATTGTCGCGGGCCGTCACGGCGGGAGTCCGAACCTTCTGACACGCTATCTGCTGATCAATCTGGGGCTGGACCCCGAGAAGGATGTGCGCCTGGTTGAGAATGCCGACGCCGCCACGGTGGTCTCCATGCTGCAGAACGGCAACGGGGATATCGGCAACGGCGCGGAGCCGCAGATCTGCGAGGGAATTTCCAAGGGAATCTGGGAGGAGCCCTTCTACAAGTTCACCGACCTCGGCGATTTCTCTTACTCCGTGCTCAGCGTGAAGAAATCGACCATCGAAAAGGACCCGGAGACCGTGCAGAAGTTCGTGAGCGCGATGAAAAAGGCCCTCAAAGTCGTCCAGGACGACCACGATACGGCGAAAAAAGTGCTGAAGCTGGAATTCCCGACTCTTTCCGATGCTGAAATTCAGGCTTCCCTCGACCGCGCCTACCAGGATAATCTGTGGAGCCCGGACGGGATCATCAGCAAGCAGGCCGTCACGACCGACATGGATATGCTTTTAAAGACCGGCATTTATACCGGGAGCTATTCCTACGACACCCTGGTGGATATGGAATTTGTAAAGAAATAA
- a CDS encoding MFS transporter, translated as MFKTKYQIYYVIVLLQGMVFYAPAAGLYRVERGLSVFQITLIESVSLLLMIALELPMGFLAERTGYRRTILICNLLYFLSKLVFWRADSFALFLLERAVLAVVCAGLSGCDSAYLYACAGRERSAAAFSLYHAFTALGIVIAALVFTFGIGGDLSRSAGLTAGTYGIAAALSFLLPEAGGPRAEPVPFSRAARLLRSEGRNALRFLLYLAACALLTQTVQTAAVFLSQLQYRECGIAVEAMGLCYLAVQGAALSAVFSHRISARIGETAFTSALFLLAAASCAVLSVTRNAALSTFCVAALNAAAALLAPAAMTVQNRQSAAAFARAAVLSIYSMAADGFSAPVSAALGKAAGSGLSRAFALGSAFCAAGLVLYLVWARRGGVIRGASRN; from the coding sequence TTGTTTAAAACTAAATATCAGATTTATTATGTCATTGTCCTTTTGCAGGGCATGGTGTTTTACGCGCCCGCGGCGGGCCTGTACCGGGTGGAACGCGGGCTGAGCGTGTTCCAGATCACGCTGATCGAGAGCGTCTCCCTGCTGCTGATGATCGCGCTCGAACTCCCGATGGGATTTCTGGCCGAGCGGACCGGGTACCGGAGGACCATCCTGATCTGCAACCTTCTGTATTTTCTTTCCAAGCTGGTATTCTGGCGGGCGGACAGCTTTGCGCTGTTTCTGCTGGAGCGGGCGGTTCTCGCCGTTGTGTGCGCGGGGCTGTCCGGGTGCGATTCGGCCTACCTTTACGCCTGCGCCGGCAGGGAACGCAGCGCGGCGGCGTTCAGCCTTTATCACGCTTTCACGGCCCTGGGAATCGTGATTGCCGCGCTGGTGTTTACATTCGGGATCGGCGGGGATCTGAGCCGTTCCGCCGGGCTGACGGCGGGAACCTACGGAATTGCCGCCGCCCTTTCGTTTCTTCTTCCGGAGGCCGGGGGGCCGCGCGCGGAGCCGGTCCCGTTCTCACGGGCGGCGCGGCTGCTGCGGTCGGAAGGCCGGAATGCCCTGCGGTTCCTGCTCTATCTGGCCGCGTGCGCGCTGCTGACCCAGACGGTGCAGACGGCGGCGGTCTTTCTGAGCCAATTGCAGTATCGGGAGTGCGGGATCGCGGTCGAAGCGATGGGCCTGTGCTATCTCGCGGTGCAGGGGGCGGCGCTCTCCGCCGTGTTTTCCCATCGGATTTCCGCCCGGATCGGCGAAACGGCGTTTACCTCCGCGCTTTTCCTGCTTGCCGCTGCCTCATGCGCCGTTTTATCGGTCACCCGGAATGCGGCGCTTTCGACTTTTTGCGTCGCGGCTTTGAATGCCGCCGCCGCGCTGCTCGCCCCGGCGGCAATGACAGTCCAGAACCGCCAGAGCGCAGCTGCCTTCGCGCGCGCGGCGGTTTTGAGCATTTATTCGATGGCGGCCGACGGCTTTTCCGCTCCCGTCAGCGCGGCGCTCGGGAAGGCGGCCGGCTCCGGCCTGAGCCGCGCGTTCGCTCTCGGCTCCGCTTTCTGCGCGGCGGGGCTGGTCCTGTACCTCGTCTGGGCGCGCCGGGGCGGAGTCATTCGCGGCGCGTCCCGGAATTGA
- a CDS encoding DUF2087 domain-containing protein, protein MELSELFWSASVEEIARGYALRDGFYICLICGERFEDGAVYQDNCAFYEARKYIEKHIAAEHGSAFDYLVGLDKRCTGLSEVQKEYLISAYQRRSDRETAKEIGCSESTVRNHRFKLREKANQAKVFLAIHRLVEQNAAEEGAGRLLPVPKSAAMVDLRYAVTEEESERIRRAYFDEAGHLKEFPAKEKKKLVVLRQIAALFAPGRGYTEKEVNRLLQRICADYVTVRRELIEYGFLDRKKDGSCYWVRA, encoded by the coding sequence ATGGAACTTTCGGAACTGTTCTGGAGCGCGTCGGTCGAAGAAATCGCGCGCGGATATGCGCTGCGGGACGGATTTTACATCTGCCTGATCTGCGGGGAGCGATTCGAGGACGGGGCGGTGTATCAGGATAACTGCGCCTTTTATGAGGCGAGAAAGTATATTGAAAAACATATTGCCGCCGAACACGGTTCGGCGTTTGATTACCTGGTCGGCCTTGACAAACGCTGCACCGGTCTGAGCGAGGTCCAGAAGGAGTACCTGATCAGCGCGTATCAGAGGCGTTCCGACCGAGAAACGGCGAAAGAAATCGGTTGCAGCGAATCGACCGTGAGGAACCATCGGTTTAAGCTGCGGGAAAAGGCAAACCAGGCAAAGGTTTTCCTCGCGATTCACCGGCTTGTGGAGCAAAACGCCGCAGAGGAGGGGGCGGGGCGGCTGCTCCCCGTGCCCAAAAGCGCCGCGATGGTCGATTTGCGGTACGCGGTGACCGAGGAGGAAAGCGAAAGAATCCGGCGCGCGTATTTCGATGAAGCGGGGCATCTGAAGGAATTCCCGGCAAAGGAGAAGAAAAAGCTTGTGGTGCTGCGGCAGATCGCGGCGCTGTTTGCGCCGGGACGGGGATACACTGAAAAAGAGGTCAACCGTTTGCTGCAAAGGATTTGCGCCGATTACGTCACGGTTCGCAGGGAATTGATCGAGTACGGCTTCCTCGACCGCAAAAAAGACGGCTCCTGTTACTGGGTCCGGGCATAA
- a CDS encoding AAA family ATPase: MREQYINAVALRRDRVTDFDRYPFSVPAVRALSELPLHGSVTFLVGENGTGKSTLTEAIAICCGFNPEGGSRNFNFETYSSHSELCDYLTLYKGVRHPRDGYFLRAESFYNVATNIEQLDEGGRGPKIKYSYGGSLHEKSHGESFFALLMNRLGGHGLYIFDEPEAALSPRRQLAMLCRIDELVKQESQLVIATHSPILTAYPDSVIYELSADGIHRRAYEETDNFRVTKEFLNRYPRMLRELLD, from the coding sequence ATGCGGGAGCAGTATATCAACGCCGTCGCGCTGCGGCGGGACCGGGTGACGGATTTTGACCGGTACCCGTTTTCCGTCCCGGCGGTCCGCGCCCTTTCGGAGCTGCCGCTGCACGGGAGCGTCACGTTCCTGGTCGGGGAAAACGGCACGGGAAAATCGACGCTGACCGAGGCGATCGCCATTTGCTGCGGTTTCAACCCGGAAGGCGGCAGCCGGAACTTCAATTTTGAGACGTACAGCTCCCACTCGGAGCTTTGCGATTATCTTACCCTGTACAAGGGCGTCCGGCATCCGCGCGACGGGTATTTTCTGCGGGCCGAAAGCTTTTACAACGTTGCGACCAATATTGAGCAGTTGGACGAGGGCGGCAGGGGGCCGAAGATCAAATACAGCTACGGCGGCTCATTGCACGAAAAATCACATGGGGAGAGCTTTTTCGCGCTGCTGATGAACCGCCTCGGCGGGCACGGGCTTTACATCTTCGACGAGCCGGAAGCCGCGCTCTCGCCCCGGCGGCAGCTCGCGATGCTCTGCCGGATCGACGAGCTGGTCAAACAGGAATCCCAGCTCGTCATCGCGACGCATTCGCCGATCCTGACCGCTTACCCGGACAGCGTCATCTACGAGCTTTCCGCCGACGGGATTCATCGGCGCGCATATGAGGAAACGGACAACTTCCGGGTGACGAAGGAATTTTTGAACCGGTACCCCCGCATGCTGCGGGAACTGCTGGACTGA
- a CDS encoding DUF4349 domain-containing protein → MKKAGFFMLLMTIFCLTAAAGCASGASAPPGRTNAASPSSGTEYAAADAAGLENGAQKASARSAAESRPASDSRKVIRSADLDLQTTRYDEANEKLGTLAASFGGYIESSTVQGDASGSGALRSASFTVRVPSDRLDEFLTGAGNLGSVVRKSVAGQDVTQNYFDSETRLKTLRAEQDRILELMGKAEKIDDVLAIEKRLTEVQNEIEQLTGQLKQWDSLISLSTVTVAVKEVAAITAPPAKGLGGQVGSIFRASLRALGEACRYLVLAVTAALPFLAVAAVIGAAVLFFRRKIKKGRSTLPGGPGKEESGKPDAK, encoded by the coding sequence TTGAAAAAAGCAGGATTTTTTATGCTTTTGATGACGATCTTCTGCCTGACGGCCGCGGCGGGGTGCGCCTCCGGCGCCTCCGCTCCTCCGGGCCGGACGAATGCCGCCTCGCCGTCCTCCGGGACGGAATACGCCGCCGCGGACGCCGCGGGCCTGGAGAACGGGGCACAGAAAGCCTCTGCCAGGTCCGCCGCCGAAAGCAGGCCGGCTTCCGACTCCCGCAAGGTGATCAGGAGCGCGGATCTGGACCTTCAGACCACCCGTTACGATGAGGCCAACGAGAAGCTGGGGACTCTGGCCGCGTCGTTCGGCGGGTACATCGAGAGCTCCACGGTCCAGGGGGACGCCTCCGGCAGCGGAGCGCTGCGAAGCGCCTCCTTCACCGTGCGGGTGCCGTCGGACCGGCTGGACGAGTTCCTGACCGGAGCCGGGAACCTCGGCAGCGTGGTCCGCAAGAGCGTCGCCGGGCAGGACGTGACGCAGAATTATTTTGATTCCGAAACGCGGCTGAAAACGCTGCGCGCGGAGCAGGACCGGATCCTGGAGCTGATGGGAAAAGCCGAAAAGATCGACGATGTCCTTGCGATTGAAAAGCGCCTGACGGAGGTGCAGAACGAGATCGAACAGCTCACCGGGCAGCTCAAGCAGTGGGATTCCCTCATCAGCCTGTCCACCGTAACCGTTGCGGTCAAGGAGGTCGCGGCGATCACCGCGCCTCCGGCGAAGGGCCTGGGCGGACAGGTCGGTTCCATCTTCCGCGCCTCGCTGCGCGCGCTTGGGGAGGCGTGCCGTTATCTTGTCCTCGCCGTCACGGCGGCCCTTCCGTTTCTGGCGGTTGCGGCCGTCATCGGCGCCGCAGTGCTCTTCTTCCGCCGGAAAATCAAAAAGGGCCGGAGCACCCTCCCCGGCGGACCCGGCAAAGAAGAATCCGGCAAGCCGGACGCGAAGTAG
- a CDS encoding class I SAM-dependent methyltransferase encodes MKQRENYTKVNSETWDRWAEEGNQWSIPVSREEFLRARQGEWDVLLTPVRPVPKDWFPPFPGLKILGLASGGGQQMPIFTALGAECTIFDNSARQLESERIVAERENYQVKIVRGDMTKPLPFHDGSFDLIFHPVSNCYIEEVQPVWDECFRVLKPGGVLLAGMDNGLNFLFNDYDRLVVENPLPFNPLKNPALYEELMKNDDGLQFSHTMEEQVGGQLKAGFRLTNLYEDRDLPGNGRLQDFAPTYLATRAVKP; translated from the coding sequence ATGAAGCAAAGAGAAAATTATACAAAGGTCAATTCGGAAACATGGGATCGCTGGGCAGAGGAAGGGAATCAATGGAGCATCCCGGTTTCCCGCGAAGAATTCCTGCGGGCCAGGCAGGGCGAATGGGATGTGTTGCTTACGCCGGTCAGGCCGGTTCCGAAAGATTGGTTTCCGCCGTTTCCGGGACTGAAGATTTTGGGTCTTGCCAGCGGGGGCGGGCAGCAGATGCCGATTTTCACGGCGCTTGGGGCCGAATGCACGATTTTCGACAACTCCGCCCGGCAGTTGGAAAGCGAGCGGATAGTCGCGGAGCGCGAAAACTATCAGGTCAAAATCGTCAGAGGAGACATGACAAAGCCGCTCCCTTTCCACGACGGGAGCTTCGACCTGATTTTCCATCCGGTTTCCAACTGCTATATCGAGGAGGTCCAGCCCGTGTGGGACGAATGCTTCCGGGTGCTGAAACCCGGCGGGGTCCTTCTCGCCGGGATGGACAACGGCCTCAATTTCCTTTTCAACGACTACGACCGTCTGGTGGTGGAAAATCCGCTGCCGTTCAATCCGCTGAAAAATCCGGCTCTTTACGAGGAACTGATGAAAAACGACGACGGGCTGCAGTTCAGCCACACGATGGAGGAGCAGGTCGGAGGCCAGCTGAAAGCCGGATTTCGCCTGACCAACCTCTATGAGGACCGCGACCTGCCGGGCAATGGGCGGTTGCAGGATTTTGCGCCGACCTATCTCGCCACCCGCGCGGTGAAGCCGTAA